A stretch of Brachyhypopomus gauderio isolate BG-103 chromosome 3, BGAUD_0.2, whole genome shotgun sequence DNA encodes these proteins:
- the LOC143511030 gene encoding SWI/SNF-related matrix-associated actin-dependent regulator of chromatin subfamily D member 2-like isoform X1, with amino-acid sequence MASRAAFPVTSSAPLNPNVSPMNPAHPGGMRMPAMPQNPGFRGMPNATNQYPRPAMPPSRSVPMGALGSMGASLPGPSYSGPMPVRPGMPPTSMDPVRKRLLQQQQAGGMAGPRRGVKRRKMADKVLPQRIRDLVPESQAYMDLLAFERKLDQTIARKRMEIQEAIKKPITQKRKLRVYISNTCTPGKPEGEESEKVASWELRVEGKLLEDPGKQKRKFSSFFKSLVIELDKELYGPDNHLVEWHRMPTTQETDGFQVKRPGDVNVKCTLLLMLDHQVKRLMGLNVGRSAKQNRFKQI; translated from the exons ATGGCGTCTCGCGCGGCGTTCCCCGTCACCTCGAGCGCCCCGCTCAACCCCAACGTCAGCCCCATGAACCCCGCTCACCCGGGCGGCATGAGGATGCCAGCCATGCCGCAGAACCCGGGCTTCCGAGGAATGCCCAACGCGACGAATCAGTATCCG CGGCCCGCTATGCCACCCAGCCGAAGTGTGCCCATGGGCGCCCTGGGTTCGATGGGTGCCTCTCTGCCAGGTCCGTCCTACAGTGGCCCCATGCCGGTGCGTCCTGGAATGCCCCCGACCTCGATGGACCCCGTCCGCAAGAGACTCCTCCAGCAGCAGCAGGCTGGAGGCATGGCCGGTCCCCGAAGGGG GGTCAAAAGGCGCAAGATGGCTGACAAAGTCCTTCCACAGAGG ATCCGAGACCTGGTCCCCGAGTCTCAGGCGTACATGGACCTCCTGGCCTTTGAGAGGAAGCTGGACCAGACCATCGCACGCAAGCGCATGGAGATCCAGGAGGCCATCAAGAAGCCCATCACA caAAAGCGCAAGCTGAGGGTGTACATCTCCAATACCTGCACGCCGGGCAAGCCGGAGGGCGAAGAGTCTGAGAAAGTGGCATCATGGGAGCTCAGAGTGGAGGGCAAACTTCTGGAAGAT CCTGGGAAGCAGAAGAGGAAGTTTTCATCCTTTTTCAAAAGTTTAGTCATCGAGCTGGACAAGGAGCTCTATGGACCTGACAACCATTTAGTGGAG TGGCACAGGATGCCCACCACGCAGGAGACTGATGGCTTTCAGGTGAAAAGGCCTGGAGATGTCAACGTGAAGTGCACTCTCCTCCTCATGCTGGACcaccag GTAAAACGTTTAATGGGATTGAATGTGGGGAGATCTGCGAAGCAGAACAGATTTAAACAGATCTGA
- the LOC143511030 gene encoding SWI/SNF-related matrix-associated actin-dependent regulator of chromatin subfamily D member 2-like isoform X2, translating into MASRAAFPVTSSAPLNPNVSPMNPAHPGGMRMPAMPQNPGFRGMPNATNQYPRPAMPPSRSVPMGALGSMGASLPGPSYSGPMPVRPGMPPTSMDPVRKRLLQQQQAGGMAGPRRGVKRRKMADKVLPQRIRDLVPESQAYMDLLAFERKLDQTIARKRMEIQEAIKKPITQKRKLRVYISNTCTPGKPEGEESEKVASWELRVEGKLLEDPGKQKRKFSSFFKSLVIELDKELYGPDNHLVEWHRMPTTQETDGFQVKRPGDVNVKCTLLLMLDHQPRVSS; encoded by the exons ATGGCGTCTCGCGCGGCGTTCCCCGTCACCTCGAGCGCCCCGCTCAACCCCAACGTCAGCCCCATGAACCCCGCTCACCCGGGCGGCATGAGGATGCCAGCCATGCCGCAGAACCCGGGCTTCCGAGGAATGCCCAACGCGACGAATCAGTATCCG CGGCCCGCTATGCCACCCAGCCGAAGTGTGCCCATGGGCGCCCTGGGTTCGATGGGTGCCTCTCTGCCAGGTCCGTCCTACAGTGGCCCCATGCCGGTGCGTCCTGGAATGCCCCCGACCTCGATGGACCCCGTCCGCAAGAGACTCCTCCAGCAGCAGCAGGCTGGAGGCATGGCCGGTCCCCGAAGGGG GGTCAAAAGGCGCAAGATGGCTGACAAAGTCCTTCCACAGAGG ATCCGAGACCTGGTCCCCGAGTCTCAGGCGTACATGGACCTCCTGGCCTTTGAGAGGAAGCTGGACCAGACCATCGCACGCAAGCGCATGGAGATCCAGGAGGCCATCAAGAAGCCCATCACA caAAAGCGCAAGCTGAGGGTGTACATCTCCAATACCTGCACGCCGGGCAAGCCGGAGGGCGAAGAGTCTGAGAAAGTGGCATCATGGGAGCTCAGAGTGGAGGGCAAACTTCTGGAAGAT CCTGGGAAGCAGAAGAGGAAGTTTTCATCCTTTTTCAAAAGTTTAGTCATCGAGCTGGACAAGGAGCTCTATGGACCTGACAACCATTTAGTGGAG TGGCACAGGATGCCCACCACGCAGGAGACTGATGGCTTTCAGGTGAAAAGGCCTGGAGATGTCAACGTGAAGTGCACTCTCCTCCTCATGCTGGACcaccag CCCCGTGTTTCCTCATGA
- the LOC143511031 gene encoding ataxin-7-like protein 3 isoform X1, with protein MKMEELSLSSLDNSKMEGIAQEILSDLVEDACLGLCFEVHRAVKQGYFFLDDTDQESTKDFEIVDQPGVDIFGQVYNQWKNKECVCPNCSRSIAASRFAPHLEKCLGMGRNSSRIANRRIASGNNTNKSESDQEDNDDVNDNDWSYGAEKKAKKRKADKVFLHSLKQHVQLNPNSPRRSKSLKHKHAKDMSSSLSFAGS; from the exons ATGAAAATGGAGGAGCTGTCCTTGTCCAGCTTGGACAACAGCAAGATGGAG ggcatcgCCCAGGAGATCCTCTCCGACCTGGTGGAGGACGCGTGCCTGGGACTGTGCTTCGAGGTGCACCGCGCCGTCAAGCAGGGCTACTTCTTCCTGGACGACACGGACCAGGAGAGCACGAAGGACTTCG AAATCGTGGACCAGCCTGGGGTGGACATCTTTGGCCAGGTGTACAACCAGTGGAAGaacaaggagtgtgtgtgtcccaacTGCAGCCGCAGCATCGCCGCCTCGCGCTTCGCCCCTCACCTGGAGAAGTGCCTGGGCATGGGCCGCAACAGCAGCCGCATCGCCAACCGCAG AATTGCCAGCGgcaacaacacaaacaaatcagAAAGTGATCAGGAGGACAACGACGACGTAAATGACAACGACTGGTCCTATGGGGCAGAAAAAAAAG CCAAGAAGAGAAAGGCAGATAAGGTATTTTTACATTCTTTGAAACAGCATGTACAGTTG AATCCAAATTCACCAAGAAGATCTAAATCTTTAAAACATAAACATG CCAAAGATATGTCCTCATCCCTCAGCTTTGCCGGGTCCTAA
- the LOC143511031 gene encoding ataxin-7-like protein 3 isoform X2, with protein MKMEELSLSSLDNSKMEGIAQEILSDLVEDACLGLCFEVHRAVKQGYFFLDDTDQESTKDFEIVDQPGVDIFGQVYNQWKNKECVCPNCSRSIAASRFAPHLEKCLGMGRNSSRIANRRIASGNNTNKSESDQEDNDDVNDNDWSYGAEKKAKKRKADKNPNSPRRSKSLKHKHAKDMSSSLSFAGS; from the exons ATGAAAATGGAGGAGCTGTCCTTGTCCAGCTTGGACAACAGCAAGATGGAG ggcatcgCCCAGGAGATCCTCTCCGACCTGGTGGAGGACGCGTGCCTGGGACTGTGCTTCGAGGTGCACCGCGCCGTCAAGCAGGGCTACTTCTTCCTGGACGACACGGACCAGGAGAGCACGAAGGACTTCG AAATCGTGGACCAGCCTGGGGTGGACATCTTTGGCCAGGTGTACAACCAGTGGAAGaacaaggagtgtgtgtgtcccaacTGCAGCCGCAGCATCGCCGCCTCGCGCTTCGCCCCTCACCTGGAGAAGTGCCTGGGCATGGGCCGCAACAGCAGCCGCATCGCCAACCGCAG AATTGCCAGCGgcaacaacacaaacaaatcagAAAGTGATCAGGAGGACAACGACGACGTAAATGACAACGACTGGTCCTATGGGGCAGAAAAAAAAG CCAAGAAGAGAAAGGCAGATAAG AATCCAAATTCACCAAGAAGATCTAAATCTTTAAAACATAAACATG CCAAAGATATGTCCTCATCCCTCAGCTTTGCCGGGTCCTAA